In one Corallococcus sp. EGB genomic region, the following are encoded:
- a CDS encoding polymer-forming cytoskeletal protein, whose protein sequence is MATAKELAGNAVDNTVVGPSILISGRLTGDEDLTVRGRVEGELTLSRTLIVEPSGVVKANVAVKNAIVSGVVVGNINATESVELTREGRMVGDIRAPRVIIVDGASFRGRVDMGDVEPGRLPSERPAVARPQAVTRPTVRPGATPPRPPTPPAAAPRTAPTPPPPPARTPPATTAPATVVARPSAKPLPPPPPPSATAPRAPEPPRPASTEQASSTGAPVPRVMGAGAKKKVVVKKSR, encoded by the coding sequence GTGGCGACCGCGAAGGAGCTTGCAGGCAACGCCGTCGACAACACCGTGGTGGGGCCCTCCATCCTCATCAGCGGTCGGCTCACGGGTGACGAGGACCTCACGGTCCGCGGGCGCGTCGAGGGTGAGCTCACCCTCAGCCGCACCCTCATCGTGGAGCCGTCCGGCGTGGTGAAGGCCAACGTGGCGGTGAAGAACGCCATCGTCAGCGGCGTGGTGGTGGGCAACATCAACGCCACCGAGAGCGTGGAGCTCACCCGCGAAGGCCGCATGGTGGGCGACATCCGCGCCCCCCGCGTCATCATCGTGGACGGCGCCAGCTTCCGCGGCCGCGTGGACATGGGCGACGTGGAACCGGGCCGCCTGCCGTCCGAGCGCCCCGCCGTGGCACGTCCCCAGGCGGTGACGCGCCCCACGGTGCGTCCGGGCGCCACCCCGCCGCGTCCTCCGACGCCGCCGGCCGCCGCGCCGCGCACCGCCCCGACGCCGCCCCCGCCGCCCGCGCGCACTCCGCCCGCGACGACGGCGCCGGCCACCGTCGTGGCGCGTCCGTCCGCCAAGCCGCTGCCGCCCCCGCCGCCGCCCTCGGCGACCGCGCCCCGGGCTCCGGAGCCTCCGCGTCCGGCGTCCACTGAGCAGGCGAGCAGTACGGGCGCGCCTGTTCCCCGCGTGATGGGCGCTGGCGCGAAGAAGAAGGTCGTGGTGAAGAAGTCCCGCTAG
- a CDS encoding polymer-forming cytoskeletal protein, with the protein MANTIIGSSIVIDGEISGDEDLVIQGTVKGKISLKESLYVEGSGVVEADIETQNVEIAGRVTGNIAASDKVELKTDCRVVGDIKAPRILIADGASFKGNVDMDMKER; encoded by the coding sequence ATGGCGAATACGATCATTGGCTCGAGCATCGTCATCGACGGGGAGATTTCCGGTGACGAGGACCTGGTCATCCAGGGCACCGTGAAGGGGAAGATCTCCCTCAAGGAGAGCCTCTACGTGGAGGGCTCGGGCGTCGTCGAGGCGGACATCGAGACGCAGAACGTGGAGATCGCCGGCCGCGTGACGGGCAACATCGCCGCCAGCGACAAGGTGGAGCTCAAGACGGACTGCCGCGTGGTGGGCGACATCAAGGCCCCGCGCATCCTCATCGCCGACGGTGCCTCCTTCAAGGGCAACGTCGACATGGACATGAAGGAGCGCTGA
- the bacN gene encoding bactofilin BacN: MAQGETGIIGKGIVIRGNLTGGGDLVIEGRVEGQIALKNHLTIEGTGKVQADIRAEELTINGEASGNIDASTRVAINASAKVAGDIKAPRVIIEDGAVFNGSIEMDVKLPDDI; encoded by the coding sequence ATGGCACAGGGTGAAACGGGCATCATTGGCAAGGGCATCGTCATCAGGGGCAACCTCACGGGCGGAGGGGACCTGGTCATCGAGGGGCGCGTGGAGGGGCAGATCGCCCTGAAGAACCACCTCACCATCGAGGGCACCGGCAAGGTGCAGGCGGACATCCGCGCCGAGGAACTGACCATCAACGGCGAGGCGAGCGGCAACATCGACGCCTCCACGCGCGTGGCCATCAATGCCTCGGCGAAGGTGGCGGGCGACATCAAGGCCCCGCGGGTCATCATCGAGGACGGCGCCGTGTTCAACGGCTCCATCGAGATGGACGTGAAGTTGCCGGACGACATCTAG
- a CDS encoding alpha/beta hydrolase produces MARHDEGFFSGKDNTRLFWTLDLPDSAPRAHVAIVHGYGDHIGRYRPVIDALVQDGFAVHGFDYRGHGRADGRRAYARKWTEFLDDLDAFWQRVRKAAGTEKIFLLAHSHGGLMAAHALAGRLEGLSGAILSAPYLKLAITPPAAKVLAARMVGSVVPWMKVPSGLAPEMLSTDPDIQKAVGADPLYVPFATPRWFVESTAAQAQTLSLAPKIQVPLFVLCGQEDGVALPAAARAFFEAAGTADKKFKEYPGMRHEPLNERDRATVFQDISGWISAHL; encoded by the coding sequence ATGGCCCGCCACGACGAAGGCTTCTTCAGCGGCAAGGACAACACCCGGCTGTTCTGGACGTTGGACCTGCCGGACTCAGCCCCCCGCGCGCACGTCGCCATCGTCCACGGCTACGGCGACCACATCGGCCGCTACCGGCCCGTCATCGACGCGCTGGTGCAGGACGGCTTCGCGGTGCACGGCTTCGACTACCGCGGCCACGGCCGCGCGGACGGACGGCGCGCCTATGCCCGCAAGTGGACCGAGTTCCTCGACGACCTGGACGCCTTCTGGCAGCGCGTGCGCAAGGCCGCGGGCACGGAGAAGATCTTCCTGCTCGCCCACAGCCACGGCGGCCTGATGGCCGCGCACGCCCTGGCCGGGCGGCTGGAGGGTCTCTCCGGCGCCATCCTCTCCGCGCCCTACCTCAAGCTGGCCATCACCCCGCCGGCCGCGAAGGTGCTCGCCGCGCGCATGGTGGGCTCCGTGGTGCCCTGGATGAAGGTCCCCTCCGGACTGGCCCCGGAGATGCTCAGCACCGACCCGGACATCCAGAAGGCGGTCGGGGCGGACCCGTTGTACGTGCCCTTCGCCACGCCCCGCTGGTTCGTGGAGTCCACGGCCGCCCAGGCGCAGACGCTCTCCCTGGCGCCGAAGATTCAAGTGCCGCTGTTCGTCTTGTGCGGCCAGGAGGACGGGGTGGCGCTGCCGGCCGCGGCCCGGGCCTTCTTCGAGGCGGCGGGGACGGCGGACAAGAAGTTCAAGGAGTACCCCGGCATGCGGCACGAGCCGCTCAACGAGCGGGACCGCGCGACGGTGTTCCAGGACATCTCCGGCTGGATCTCCGCGCATCTCTGA